In the Pseudolabrys taiwanensis genome, one interval contains:
- a CDS encoding AAA family ATPase, which yields MTTDPERYDKIYRPRTFSEVLGQDDIVRHLRSLIGRNKLRRNLLLCGDRGAGKTTLARLYAAALNCESNLPDGSACGTCETCRDPNGGGLFEYDTAGLNKEERESIGALLAQARISKCRGSVKVIFLDEAHALDDDAIDLLLKEIEDDRHGFVFCLATTAPAKLGEALISRLMVHRVRALAPDTALQLLRDIAAKQSIDYDPKALQLLAAVKRNYPRDLVIGLEQISGPGDRITVELVKEAFGVDQIDILHAYGLAFAKGQFDRASEILSAWQESPLRKAEWIRNYIVSLYYNVVLGRDVVVDPLLHGAIREQGAVVSELQQRLGLTAGRDLREHWESLLQFWARHRLDDDAGAQLTIALFERQIDILRDDSPLSASRSPIVPVAPPPMVEASSDAMGCTVIRSASEYMSAAEVREIINRASFFIQHHGKLFNVALTMRPFAASEPEAVEAIAAFRRKLAGVLSAKGEDGWGGAILIDRSEERGVHARFTGHVPGVAEQFRPEFEQFLGECRRRASDDGDCEIQSEVAPAGGKQALRFHWKAVLDLCASLYEPGLDSSFASTRRGILDRLGVRVKDRRDPRPISPPRLSFIGGLTDEALQEASRFNMTFLSAYDDSAFDRIRDGWELKEAADRRREFNDRQTKFASLSRQFTGDQLKQEQDVLLGKWPSDAKFRLRSWPVWWQQ from the coding sequence ATGACTACCGATCCAGAACGCTACGACAAGATTTATCGACCTAGAACGTTTTCGGAGGTTTTGGGTCAAGACGACATAGTGCGTCATCTCCGATCACTGATTGGACGGAATAAGCTTCGGCGCAATCTGCTTTTGTGCGGCGATCGGGGGGCAGGCAAGACTACCTTGGCGCGGCTTTACGCTGCGGCTCTCAATTGTGAGAGCAATCTGCCAGATGGATCGGCATGCGGCACCTGCGAAACCTGCAGGGATCCCAATGGTGGTGGTCTGTTCGAATACGACACCGCCGGCCTTAATAAGGAAGAGCGCGAGAGCATTGGTGCCCTTCTGGCCCAAGCACGGATATCGAAATGTCGAGGCAGCGTTAAGGTCATTTTCCTCGACGAAGCACATGCCCTAGATGACGACGCCATTGATCTACTTCTGAAAGAGATCGAGGATGATCGGCACGGCTTTGTGTTTTGCTTAGCCACGACGGCCCCTGCCAAGCTGGGTGAGGCGCTGATCTCCCGCCTGATGGTCCATAGGGTACGGGCTCTCGCGCCAGACACTGCCCTACAACTGCTCAGGGATATCGCAGCAAAGCAAAGCATTGATTACGATCCCAAGGCGCTGCAGCTTCTGGCCGCCGTAAAGAGGAATTATCCGCGTGATCTCGTCATTGGACTTGAGCAGATTTCCGGCCCTGGCGATCGGATCACCGTCGAACTGGTCAAGGAAGCGTTTGGCGTCGATCAAATCGACATCCTGCATGCCTACGGTTTAGCATTTGCCAAAGGGCAGTTTGATCGCGCGAGCGAGATTTTATCCGCTTGGCAGGAAAGCCCTCTTAGAAAAGCTGAATGGATTCGAAACTATATTGTATCCCTCTATTACAATGTGGTTTTGGGTCGGGATGTGGTGGTCGATCCCTTGCTGCACGGGGCGATCCGGGAACAGGGTGCGGTCGTATCAGAGCTACAGCAACGCCTGGGGCTGACCGCAGGCAGGGATCTCCGGGAACACTGGGAAAGCCTGTTGCAATTTTGGGCTCGTCATCGTCTCGATGACGACGCCGGCGCACAACTGACGATCGCATTGTTTGAACGGCAGATCGATATCTTGCGCGACGATTCGCCTCTGAGCGCATCTCGCTCTCCCATCGTCCCTGTGGCGCCGCCGCCGATGGTAGAAGCGAGCTCCGATGCAATGGGATGCACTGTCATTCGATCTGCCTCAGAGTATATGAGTGCGGCGGAGGTCCGCGAGATTATCAATCGCGCATCATTCTTCATCCAGCACCATGGAAAGCTCTTCAATGTTGCTCTGACTATGCGTCCCTTTGCAGCCTCGGAACCGGAAGCCGTTGAGGCGATTGCTGCATTCCGACGTAAACTTGCCGGCGTGTTGTCGGCAAAAGGTGAGGATGGGTGGGGCGGCGCGATCTTGATTGATCGCAGCGAAGAAAGGGGCGTTCACGCCCGCTTTACAGGCCATGTTCCGGGTGTTGCCGAGCAGTTCCGGCCAGAGTTCGAACAATTTCTCGGCGAATGCAGGCGCCGCGCCTCCGATGATGGCGATTGCGAAATCCAGAGCGAGGTTGCGCCGGCGGGCGGAAAGCAGGCTCTCCGGTTTCATTGGAAGGCCGTGCTGGATTTGTGCGCCAGCCTTTACGAACCGGGGCTCGATAGTTCATTTGCGAGCACTCGCCGCGGAATTCTCGATAGGCTCGGTGTCCGGGTTAAGGATCGACGTGATCCGCGGCCAATATCACCACCGCGTCTTAGTTTCATTGGCGGGCTGACAGATGAAGCCTTGCAAGAGGCGAGCCGCTTCAACATGACGTTTTTGTCCGCTTATGATGATAGTGCCTTCGATCGCATTCGTGACGGCTGGGAGCTAAAAGAGGCTGCAGACCGGCGTCGCGAGTTCAATGATCGGCAGACGAAATTCGCGTCCTTATCGCGGCAATTCACTGGCGATCAACTAAAGCAAGAGCAAGACGTCTTGCTTGGAAAGTGGCCATCAGACGCCAAATTCCGGCTGAGAAGTTGGCCGGTTTGGTGGCAGCAGTAG
- a CDS encoding VapE domain-containing protein yields MSHDSDYSLQPAPTHDDLPENPSTPLAPAALADPFQAVTGPRSLVPIYLDYHGLIVTADANLRRAVPVGADMRVRLRIKPIDDKILTDEIVEFCARAGYAFAKADISRAVRLTIQDRAVERRAAVMERLIETGLTREETMRADKHFALFATVFDAPEAIVVRGLKQFMFQVKRKQLQEKVGHPLMPIIMNRVQGSGKSELVLRMLKPLEELASDPVPFSEVADPRSSALFSYAVVNIDDAGRLKSGNVPDLKAAITAMHKQNRVLGTSKQRRIVNLASFIASTNENILSLVPDETGHRRFLLLPMKNGAVEKGGSPEVWSTINSLDFDLMWRSVPIDGEEPIKAVLDQLHVYQASYVPPDPILTWLMSFDPSSEAVRNITAPHGDGGQKIYAEKLYKLYCDEADDPVTNTSFGKAVKGYIDAGLPGIPFSARERSNDARYYVLKSPR; encoded by the coding sequence ATGTCTCACGATTCTGACTATTCACTGCAACCAGCCCCAACCCATGACGACCTTCCTGAGAACCCTTCGACGCCCCTGGCGCCGGCGGCACTGGCCGATCCCTTCCAGGCGGTCACCGGCCCCCGTTCATTGGTCCCGATATATCTCGACTATCATGGGTTGATAGTAACTGCCGATGCCAATCTCAGACGCGCGGTCCCCGTCGGGGCCGATATGAGGGTGCGACTTCGTATCAAGCCCATCGATGACAAAATACTTACCGACGAGATTGTCGAATTCTGCGCGCGCGCCGGCTACGCCTTTGCCAAGGCAGACATCTCCCGTGCCGTACGTCTGACCATTCAGGACCGCGCGGTCGAGCGCCGGGCGGCGGTCATGGAACGACTGATCGAAACCGGCTTGACGCGAGAGGAGACCATGCGTGCGGACAAGCACTTCGCGCTCTTCGCCACGGTTTTCGATGCGCCGGAAGCGATCGTAGTTCGCGGTCTGAAGCAGTTCATGTTCCAGGTCAAGCGCAAGCAGCTTCAGGAGAAGGTCGGCCACCCGCTGATGCCGATCATCATGAACAGGGTGCAGGGCTCCGGCAAGTCGGAGCTCGTTCTCCGTATGTTGAAGCCGCTCGAGGAGTTGGCAAGCGATCCCGTTCCGTTTTCCGAGGTCGCCGATCCCCGTAGTAGCGCATTATTCTCCTATGCTGTCGTGAATATCGATGATGCGGGGCGCTTGAAGAGCGGCAACGTGCCGGACCTCAAAGCCGCGATTACGGCGATGCACAAGCAGAACCGTGTGCTTGGCACTTCGAAGCAGCGGCGGATCGTCAATCTGGCAAGCTTCATCGCCTCGACCAACGAGAACATCCTCTCGTTGGTGCCGGATGAGACCGGCCACCGTCGCTTCTTGCTCCTTCCCATGAAGAACGGTGCGGTCGAGAAGGGCGGATCGCCGGAAGTATGGTCGACCATTAACAGTTTGGACTTTGATCTGATGTGGCGATCGGTTCCGATCGATGGTGAGGAGCCGATCAAAGCGGTGCTTGACCAGTTGCACGTATATCAGGCCAGCTATGTGCCGCCGGATCCCATCTTGACGTGGCTTATGTCGTTTGATCCTTCTTCCGAGGCCGTTCGGAACATCACGGCGCCTCACGGTGACGGTGGGCAGAAGATTTATGCTGAGAAGCTTTATAAGCTTTATTGCGATGAGGCCGACGATCCGGTCACCAACACGTCGTTCGGCAAGGCCGTCAAGGGCTACATCGATGCCGGGCTGCCTGGGATTCCGTTTTCTGCACGGGAGCGCTCCAACGACGCGCGTTACTATGTACTGAAATCGCCGCGATGA
- a CDS encoding AAA family ATPase yields MTILTPDIEHSCFPPRSLADIVGQKQVVERLRSRFRRNQHDTALLLYGPDGVGKRTVANLYARALLCDQPRADSAVPCGVCSACRTPVGNNFDCLEIEAGISSAKERVRELKEKLSEWLRTVPIGPRHILIVDGFERASPELVDALLKPLEKEENERAPATPTTVIFLTETLEGVRQAGQSRCEVERLRPLPDIEARCLIARMLSARGNVRLDDDAFDSFVVGSRGLPGLIAHALDSLSNDANVDARHIRQIFDIDWADSAGSYWLKLFERSPNEEQRDSFSTDFPIATLVSRLRGVWARLYASMVNSRPIRFDEPALHFLDEALLQRLCQHLKERAFRKKQGVMALWSDIAGVLLQENFADEGGRCLLEREVAALIRVD; encoded by the coding sequence ATGACGATATTGACGCCTGATATTGAGCATTCATGTTTTCCGCCCCGCTCTCTTGCTGACATCGTCGGGCAGAAACAGGTAGTGGAGCGGCTTAGAAGCCGTTTTCGGCGCAATCAGCATGACACAGCACTTCTTCTTTACGGCCCTGATGGCGTAGGCAAGCGGACCGTCGCCAACCTGTACGCGAGGGCATTGCTGTGCGACCAGCCGAGAGCAGATTCGGCTGTACCGTGCGGAGTGTGTTCTGCCTGTCGAACTCCCGTAGGCAACAACTTCGATTGTCTCGAAATCGAAGCGGGCATCAGCAGCGCCAAAGAGAGAGTTCGTGAGTTGAAGGAAAAGCTGAGCGAGTGGCTCCGCACAGTCCCCATTGGTCCCCGTCATATCTTGATCGTCGACGGCTTCGAGCGTGCGTCGCCGGAATTGGTTGACGCGCTTCTTAAGCCGCTCGAGAAGGAGGAGAACGAGAGAGCGCCGGCCACACCTACAACGGTCATTTTTCTTACCGAAACGCTTGAGGGGGTGCGCCAGGCCGGGCAATCGAGATGTGAGGTCGAGCGTCTTCGACCGCTCCCTGACATCGAAGCTCGTTGCTTAATCGCGCGGATGCTTAGCGCCCGGGGGAACGTCAGGCTTGATGACGATGCGTTTGACTCTTTTGTTGTTGGAAGCCGAGGCCTGCCGGGCTTGATTGCTCACGCGCTTGATAGTCTTTCAAATGACGCCAATGTAGATGCACGGCACATTCGCCAAATCTTCGATATCGATTGGGCGGATAGCGCAGGATCGTATTGGTTGAAACTGTTCGAGAGGTCCCCGAACGAGGAACAGCGGGATTCGTTTTCGACCGACTTTCCCATAGCGACTTTAGTTTCAAGGTTGCGAGGAGTTTGGGCCCGTCTATATGCATCAATGGTGAACTCTCGACCTATCCGGTTTGATGAGCCGGCGCTCCACTTTTTAGATGAAGCACTCCTTCAGCGCCTCTGTCAGCACCTGAAGGAGCGCGCGTTTCGGAAAAAGCAGGGCGTTATGGCGCTTTGGTCCGACATTGCCGGCGTACTGCTCCAAGAGAACTTCGCCGACGAAGGCGGAAGATGCCTGCTTGAACGAGAAGTCGCAGCCCTGATCCGAGTGGACTAG